Below is a genomic region from Laspinema palackyanum D2c.
TCTCGATACCGGGGCAGACTCGCAATAATCTCTCTCGGATCAGGCTTCAAATTTTTTAACAAAACCTTCTTGCCTGCCTCTCCATAAATGCGCTTGGCGACTGCGCTGATTCGCTCCAGCAAAAATTCCGGACTTTCCCCTTCCCCTTGTGCGGCCAAAGCTAGTCGCAAGTTGTCCACAAATAATCTAAACCGTTCTTCCATTAATTCAACGAACATAGCTAACGTAATTTCTTCTTGAGAATATTTCGTCACCACTTCATTGAAATTCTGCCCGCACTCTCTTAGCTCTTTGTTGAAAATCCCCGTATGGACTTCACTTAGGTTGGCAGATTGACTTAAATTAAAAATCTCTTTTAACTGCTCTTGCTTAAATTTTTCTATCCGGGCAATACTGATAGCATGAGAAACTTTTTCAACCCCTAAAATATCCATAAGAGTCACCGCAAAAAAGTCTGGACGGATGTAAGAAGGTCCTCCTTCATTCTCTCCAAACACATTCTCGGTATGGGTCATTTTTTGATAAATTTTCAACAATCCAGAACTGATTGTTCTGAATCCTTGGGCCATAGCTCCTTTGGCCTCTTGATTGAGGTCTTTGATTAAGGGGTGAGCATACAGTGCATTGGCAAGAAGTCGAGCCTTTCGGCTTTCTTCGCTTTCTTTAGTGCCTCCCACCATCACTTCAATGGATTTTTTTAAATGATCGGCTCTCCACTGCAGCAGGGTGGTGATTAGCTCTTGAATTTCTGAAGCCAATAAACTCAAAATCAAATAAACAAAAATTAGCCCGATCGCAAGGTCTAAAACAAAAGGAATGTTCATGATGAATTATCATTCAGGTAAATGCAGGACTGACTCAACTGGTTTAAAGTTGGTCATCGATTACTATACGGACTGACTCTTAAAAAATCGGGCAATTTACAAAAATATCAAGATATTTTAGGGGGAGATGCAGAAGTTCAAGGTCCCGACTTCAGTCGTTCTTAATGTTCGTAGTAACGACTTCAGTCGTTGCTCGCGTGTCACGGCTTTAGCCGTGACACGCACAATTGGCGGCTTAAGCACCTGCTTAGGCACTGGAGGTAGACCATTCAAAGTGGCGTGACGAAAGCTGAAGCTTTCGTCACGAGGCAACGACTGAAGTCGTTACTACGAACGGGGGAAACTACTGAAGTCGTTACTACGAACGGGGGAAACTACTGAAGTCGGGAGGTTGAACTTTCGGCGTCATCTCCCCCTCGGGACTCTTGACAAATTTTTAAAATCCGGTTGGGGATGTTAGATTTGCGAGTAGGGATGGGGAACTCTGAAAGCAGTTGACCCGGACCCTCGGGACCCATAAAAATCCGTTAAAATTCTCTAAGCCTTGCACGGTTTGGAGAGGGTCCGCTTCTGAAGGGTTAGAACAGCTCAACGGGATTGCTCCCGGTTGCCACTACCCCCAACTGCCGAAACGCCGTATTTGCTCTGGTTGCTCTTAAAACACCATGTACCAGGAAATTTTCACCCTGCACGAGTCAAATGAGAAAACAATTCGGACCCGACATTGGGGCGAACAGCTCTGGGTCCTCCTGCTCCTAATCGCTGCGATTCTCCTCTATCAGATGGATCTCGGTATTCTGCCGTTACGAGACTGGGATGAAGGCATTGTTGCCGGGGTTGCCCGGGATATTTACGAAGGGTCGTTAGATTGGCTCTATCCGACGAGTGCGGGAGAACCCTATTTTAATAAACCTCCCCTCCTCCATTTGCTGATTGCCTGGGCTTATTTTTTCGGTGGGGTGAATGAATGGACGACGCGCTTACCAGGGGCGATGCTATCGGCGTTATCGGTGCCGTTGCTGTATGGAATTGCGCGGGAAGTGTTTCGTCTGCGATCGCCTGCTATTTTCTCGGCTTTGGTCTATCTCACCCTCTTGCCGGTGCTCCGCCACGGACGTCTCGCCATGCTGGATGGGGGGGTGCAATGCTTTTTCTTATTAATGCTCTGGTGTCTGTTGCGATCGCGCCGGAATTTGCGCTGGGGCCTCGGGGTCGGCATCGGTTTAGGTCTGATTTGCATGACAAAAGGCATGATGGGGGTCTTACTCGGGACCATCGCCTTTGCCTTTACCCTCTGGGATACCCCTCGCCTCCTCCGTTCTTGGTACCTGTGGATTGGTATCGCCTTGGGAATGACCCCCGTTACGCTCTGGTATCTGGCGCAATGGCAGCATTATGGGGATGCCTTTCTTTCTGCCCATTTTGGCATCCAGTCTTTACAACGGGTTTGGGAACCTGTGGAGAGCAATGCGGGCCCGCCTTGGTACTATCTCTTAGAATTGTTGAAATATTCCTGGCCTTGGTTCTTGTTTTTACCCCAAGGGTTACAGTTAGCTTGGGAAAATCGCACCCTGAGTTGGGCCAAATTAATCGGAGTTTGGACCAGTATCTATTTTGTGGCGATCACGGTGATGGGGACTAAATTGCCTTGGTATGTTTTCCCCCTTTATCCAGCAGTTGCGATCGCCTGTGGGGCAAAACTGGCTCAAGTCTGGGCCGATCGCAAAACCACGGAACCGTTCACCCGTGACCCCCTGTATCCGGTAGCTTGGATTGGGATTCTCGGCACGATCGCCGTTGTATTGTGGGGGTCAAGCTTTTATTTCGGCATCATGGAACCCACCTATGGGACCTATTTGCCGGTGTTGTTAATTGCTGTGGCGTTAACCCTGAGTCTCTCAGCGTTGCTGATTTATCACCAGGACCGACAATTTGTGCTGATTTTGTTCTGGGGGATGTTTGTTTCGCTCTGTTTATTCGTGAGCTCTCCCCATTGGATTTGGGAACTGAATGAAGCTTATCCGGTGAAACCTGTGGCAGAGGCGATCGCCCAACAGACTCCCCCCGGTCAAAAGATTTACACCTCGTTCCCCTATAATCGGCCTTCGTTAAATTTTTATAGCGATCGCCAAGTGATTCCCGCTACCCCAGAGCAACTCCAACAGTATTGGCGAGAACAGGAACAGCCCTATTTCCTGGTGGAGCGCCCGACCCTAGAGGCTCTCAACCTCGGTCCGAGCCAAATTCAGAATGCCAATGAAGGTTGGCTATTAGTCTCCCGCGAGTCTTTGTAAGGCAATCCGCAGAAAATAGTCGCCCCAAACTCTGAATCTTGGGGCGATCGCTGTGGTGGTGAAGCCGGGGAGTTGTTCTGGACCCATCCCCAAAACCGAACTCATTCTCCAGACTCGGGCAATGAGTCCCTGACCTCCCCACTTTCTTCCATAAACTGCCCGAAGGGAGGGCGATCGCCGCTCCAATTTTCTAAGCTGGCAAAGGTTACACTCGCCACCACTAGGCCCGCCAACACCGCCCAAATCGAAGGGCGTTTTTTAATTCCCACATCCCTGAGAATACGAGCCACTGGGCTGCTCTGACGTCGCAACAGCCGCGACACGGACAATTGTTTAAAGGTGAAGGGGTCTCTAACGTAATGACCGCTCCAACTAATCACTAATCGAGCTTGACAATGCGGGCAGGTATAGAGTCCGCCTAAAATCTCCCCTGGATTTCTTTGTCCAGAGCGATTGCATACGGGGCACAAGACAGAGTGACTCTCGAAGATATGCGCGTTCATTCGACTTTCCCGTTTTCCCAAAACCGTAATGGATCAATTGTGGTCAACACAACACCAGTGGCGTCGCTTTGGTTGTCAAGGCAAGCTCAGGGCTTGCCTGAGTTATCCCGCTCTTTTGCTACTCCCTTCACCGCTTCGGATGGGCTAGAAGAGGAATGGAGTGGGATAGCTTTGGTTCTTTAATTCTTAGTCTACTGTGCTTTTCTTTGTGGCGTAAATCTGCTGTCATATATCTCAATACATCAGCACGCGATCGCTGCCCTATTTTCAAAGAAATTTAGCGTTAACCATCAGGGATCAACCCCATATCCGTCCAGGGATTACAAAACTTTACAATCAATCAGGTTTTACCTAACTTCATAAAGTTGATGCAGCCTCCACAGGGATAGCGATCGCCTCTCTAATAGCATTCCCTTATTCCATAACCGGCTATCACGTCCGGCATTCACCCCCAGGAATCCCGACTCACCCCGGTTATTTCCACGGAAATTCCCATCCCTGCAACAACTCCACCCCCACCGGAGAGGTCAAATTGTAATGGAGGGGCGTCAGGGTAATGTAATTTTTGCGAATTGCGTCCACATCTGTGGGTAACGTCGCCTCCAATTTCGGGTCCAAAGTCTGTTCCACCTCTTCTAAGACTTCCCCGGCTAACCAATAATAAGTCTTTCCCCGAGGGTCAATCCGCTTTTCAAAAATATCCACATAGCGGCGAATCCCTTGGCGAGTCAGGGCCACCCCTGCGAATTTCTCGGCAGGGACTGCCGGAATATTGACATTCAGCAACATGGACGCCGGTAACGGGTTTTTTTCCAAAAATCTCAGGAGAGAAACGGCAAATTCTGCCCCGGGTTGGAAATCTTGGGTTACATAACTCGCTAGACTAAAGGCAATACTGGGAATGCCTTCGATGGTGCCTTCCATTGCCGCAGAGACGGTCCCGGAGTAGAGGATATCCGTTCCTAAATTTTGCCCTCGGTTAATCCCAGAGAGGACGAAATCTGGGGGACTGTCCAATAAAGCCCACAGGGCCAATTTAACACAATCTGCCGGGGTCCCTGAACAGGCCCAGGCTTTAATCCGGGGGTCAAATACCGATTCCACCACTTCCGCGCGGATGGGATGATGCATGGTTAATCCATGTCCCGTGGCAGAACGTTCGCGATCGGGACAAACTACGGTCACTTCATGGTTTGCACCCTGAAGGGCCTGGGCCAAAGCATAAACCCCAGGGGCGTAAATGCCATCATCATTACTAATTAAAAGTTTCATTCCGGAAAAGAAAACCAACAACAACCTGTCTGTATCATCTTGACTCAATTTCAAGAGCAATGGTTAGAATGGAGAGTTTCGGGGTGAATTCCCCCAGTTTCAAAATCAGATTTAAACAATCCAATCTTAGAAAAAAGCGACTGCATTCTGATAAAATCTCCCCCAAGAAAGCTCCTTTTTTTCTACTCCGACGAGAGTTTATAATTCAGGGGTTCACAAAAAGTTTCTACCCCCGTTTCCAAAACGAAAATAATCACAGGGGTTGCTAAGATGGGCGGACAGAGACGAGATTGGGTCAGGGATTCCATGATTTGATTGAGGTTACCTGCCTCTAACGCAGTGCGGAGGTCCGTTTGACACAGAAAAGCACGACATCGTTTGGCAACCCCTTCTAACCACCGTTCCGAGGTATCCGGTTCTTGTCCGGCCTGAATCGCCAGCCCGATCGCCGCATCCTCTATATCTCCCTCACAATCCTCGATCGCATCTAAGGCAACGAGAGCATCGGGATAATTGGCTAATTCAGACCGATACCGGGCAATGTCTGCAAAGGATAGGACGATGGTCATCAGTTCGTTCATACAAGTGGACATCTTTCATTGTGCCAGATCCCACGAAGTGCAATCTGGCAGGGTCCAAGGTTCAGTGCCTCTACACCTCCAGTCCCCTCCCCTTGGCAAGGGGAGGGTTAGGGTGGGGTTCTTTTGGCGTGGCGATTCCCTACGGGATAGCTGCGCTTACTGCGCCTGTATGGAGACCTCTTTACTTCCTGTGTCTTCGTGACGCGCGATCGCCTAAGAGGGACCCCACCTGACGCCTCCCCTTGCCAAGGGGAGGGGACCGGATGTGTTCTTCCTGTGTCTTCGTGACGCGCGGTAAGCAGAGCTATCCCGTAGGGAATCGCCCAAGAGGGACCCCACCCTAGCCCTCCCCTTGCCAAGGGGAGGGGACCGGAAGTGGGGACCTCCTCCGGTATCGATGCTCTAGGCTGATTCGGGGTAACCCTTTGCGCTAAACTCGACATGGCGGGAAATATGGATTGAAACTCGTGGCATGACTACTCAGCTTAGTGATTTAGAGAACCAACTAGAAAACCTGCGTCAGGACGCAGTGGGGGCAGTCGCCTCGGTGAATACCCTTGATGAACTCGAACAACTGCGAGTCAACTATCTGGGCAAAAAAGGGCAGCTTTCTCAAATCTTGCGCGGAATGGGAAAATTAGAGGCTGCGGACCGACCCCGAATTGGTTCTCTTGCCAATGAGGTCAAGGAAGCGCTGCAAAGCCAACTGGAAGGGCGGAATCAGGATTTACTCCAGGCCCAAATTCAACAGCAACTCGCGGCAGAAACTCTCGATGTGACGATGCCGGGAGTGTATCGTCCCCAGGGTCGGATTCACCCTTTGAATGCAGTGATTGACCGGGCGATCGATATTTTTGTGGGGATGGGGTACACCGTCGCCACGGGTCCAGAAATGGAAACGGACTATTATAATTTCGAGGCCCTGAATACGCCGCAAGACCATCCAGCGCGGGATATGCAGGATACCTTCTATCTCCCCGATGGTAACCTGTTGCGGACTCATACCTCGCCGGTACAGATTCGCTACATGGAAAAACATGAGCCGCCGGTGCGGATTGTGGCCCCCGGACGGGTCTATCGCCGGGATACGGTGGATGCCACTCACGCGGCAGTGTTCCATCAGATTGAAATTTTGGCTATAGATAAGGGAATTACCTTCACGGACCTCAAAGGGACGTTGAAAGAGTTTGTCCGCCAAATGTTTGGGGAAGATTTACCCTTGCGCTTCCGTCCCAGTTATTTCCCCTTCACTGAACCATCTGCCGAGGTGGATGTGCAGTGGAAAGGGAAATGGTTGGAGGTGTTAGGATGCGGCACGGTTGATCCGAATGTGTTAAAAGCCGTGGGGTATGATCCGGAGGTTTATACAGGATTTGCCGCTGGATTCGGTGTGGAACGGTTTGCGATGGTGTTGTATCAAATTGATGATATTCGCCGGGTTTATAGCAGTGATTTACGCTTTTTGCAGCAACTTTAGGGCGTTTAAATCATTGGGATAGGAAGTGCGGAGTGGGAGCGAGATGCTCTATTTTAGAGTAGGGAGCGAGAACTGGAAAAGGGAGCGAGACGCTCCCACTCCCAAAATAATTATCTAAATTCTATATCGCTTTTACCGGGCAATTCTTTAAGCCAGAATTGCTTCTATACCCTGGCGCACCTGCTGGATATTCTGGCGTTGTTCATTGATCCAGGCTTTTTCGGCTTGCCATTGTTCGGGGGTTTCCTGCTGATACCGTTCCTGCTTTGTGAGCAATTCGTTATAAAAGGCGATTCGTTGATCGATAGCCTCAATGGCTACTTGGGTTTGATCCGTGAACAAAGTCTGAATTATATCTATCAGAATCAGAAATAAATCTTCACAGAATTTTTCAAAGGCTTCCAGATTCATACCCATCATATCCTGTTTGGCCAAATTATTTAACGCTTCATTATAAAGAGTGGGAAAATTAATAATTTTACTGGGTAAACTGTTCCGGGACTGACTAAACTGTTGTTCCAGTTTCCTCCGGGTTGAGTTAATCTGCTCTTGCCAGGTTTTTTGAGTCGATTTATCCAAGCGATTGATACAATCGTTGAGGGTGTTAGATTCGATTAATTTTAATTCTTGATTCATCAGCGTTAACTTCGATTGAGTGGTTTCGATGAGAGTTACTATCAAGGATTCTAGTTCATGCCGTAATTCCTTGAGCAAGGCATCTTTTTCAAAAAAATGAATTCCTTTTTTGAATTCCTTCTTTTTGTCATCAAAAAACCATTTATTCCGGAGTTGAGTTGCCCTTTTGCTCCCAAAGTCATGAATTTCTGTAACAACTTCCGTTTGGCATTGCTGTCCTAACTGACGAACTCGGAAACTGGCACCAGTCAGTTCACCCAGATGGTCCCAGATTGCTGGTTTAGGGGCCTGAAGAATGTTGTATTTACTCAAGCGAACATCATCCGCATGAGCCAACTTCGTCAGACCAACTTGGGTCAAGCGTTGCAGGCGTGCTGCTGACTGCTGAAGCTCTTTCAAACAGGGTTGCAGGGATTCAGAGAGCTGTTTTGCTGAGTCCTTAATCTCTACTGAGCTAGATGGATCCATCTCCACCTGCTGGACAGACTGGGTAATAGCCTGAAAGGTCGCCAAGGTCGCCATGTATTCATTCATATCAGAGCTTTTCCTTATTACTCATAACGATTATAATAAAACAATCATCACTAAATCTAGCCCAATTTGGTAAAAATTATGATAAGGATAGAGGCAAAGATAATTGGATCCATTCGGATAGTCTGCGGAAAGGTTTCAGTCAATCAGGATGTACAATTTATTTTGCCTGACGGCTTATTCGTCTTTCCTTCCAAGATTCAGGCGGCGATCGCCTCCGGAGCCTATGAAGTCGTCAAGAATAGTGCGGGGACTGCACTGGGTATCGCACAAGACAAGGCGACGGGTCAATTCGTTGCTCATGCCATTGGGATGAGCGCGCAGCCATTTTTAGCATTAACGCCTCTACAAATAGGATTAACTGGGATGCAAATGGCTCAAAACCATCTTGATTTTCTGAAAATCTCCAGGATGCTTAATGATGTGCTAAATACTGTAGCAGCACTGCAAGCGAGTACACCTTTGATTGGATTGGATCCGGTAGCTGGGGTAGTATTGGCAGCGGTTAACATCTGGCAAGCCTTGAAGTGGCGGGAAGATATTAAGAAACTACATTTACAAGTTAACAACGGTTTCATTGACCTGAAACACGCATTGAAGAACCAAAGGGCAGAAATTCTTCAACGCATTGAGCAAATACCTAAAGATATTCAATTTAAAAATCATGAAATGATTTTATCTCAATCTTATGAGGAATTTAAAGAAGCTATTGTTTGTTTAAATCATGCTTTAATAATGACCGATATGAAGCATAAAAATGATAATTTCACTCTAGCCAAAGGAATGTTACACAATGCTCTAGTCACTTATAATAATCCAAATTTATACCAACAGACTTCGGCGGCTGGACAACTGCGCCGGATGGAGTGCAGTTGGTTGATTGACCAGACCATTACTACAATCTACCAACTCCAAGGCCAGCATGAAGTGGTAAGTGCGCGCCTATCTAATTTACGCAAAAAAATCCGAGACAATTCTCTCCAAATTATCGATCGCTGCGAATGTGACAATGAACTCGATTTTCTGTTTCCGGAAGTCATGCGGATTCATACCCAGGATTTACCCTTATTAGAATCTTGGCAAAATCAAGTGGATTGGATGAAAAGTCTATCGCCCTCCGAACTCAAAGAATTAGCCAGCTTAGAATTACCGGATGAGGAGAACTCAGGCGCGACAGCAAATACGAATCCGGCTGAACCGCCCGTGGAACTGTCCTTTTATGAAACATTAAAGCAAAAATCGCATTACGATTCCCTGCGGGATCAACTTCGCTTTATTGTGAAACCGGAATTGCGCCAACATCATGAGTCTTATGTGTTTCAGCGCGCCAATGCTACGGGATATCCGGCTTTAGCGCCCTCAAATTGGCAAGAAGTACCCGATTTGACAGTGGCAAATCTTTATCATTATTTTAAACAACAAGAGCGCTACGCCTAAATAATCGGCAATACTTTAAACAGGAAGGGCGATCGCATTTTGGGGTGAGTTAGGTTGCGATCGCTTTTTAAATCCGTGAGGCAGAGACTCCGGCCCGACTCGGTTATTCCTTTAGATAGATGACAGATTGTTTCTTTCCCTCCTATGCTCGATATCGTCCAAAAGAATAACAAATTTGCCTTAATCTAGCCGGAGAAGTCACTGATGTAGCAATCTCCTTCTCTGACTATTGTCTGTTAATAGAGAACAGGCGATCGCCTGAGCGGAAGCTAACCACCAAGAGCAGTACCCTGGGTATTTCTCCCCAATCAATCTGCCCTTTATCTGGGAAAAAACTTAAAAAATCAAAACTTGTTGACAATAGATCCAAGCCTACGTTACCCTTTAGAAAACGAAACAAGGTAAAAATAATTTCTCATCATCAGTAAAGAGAATCACATTTCTATACTGGAAAATATCCAGATTACTGCATTTGTGCTGAGTTTAGAATGAGCTGAATTTTTGGGTGTTTACGCTGTGCGAAAACCCTGTTTTATCAGAATCCCTTAATAAAGGGTAACTTTTTGCTTAGGAAACATCTCGGTGTTTCAATCAATCTGAATTCGTTTCACTGAATCCTGTTAAAGGTTAAAACCGACCATGAATCAAGATAATAATTTTGAAGACCAGAAAAATGAAAGTTTAGAAATGTTTCGCCGGGAGACGGGCGAAAACTTGACCACAAACCAGGGAGTTCTAATTGATGACACCAATAATTCCCTAACCGCTGGCGATCGCGGTCCGACGTTAATGGAGGACTTCCATTTTCGCGAAAAAATGACCCACTTTGACCATGAACGAATTCCCGAACGGGTGGTTCATGCCCGGGGTTCTGCGGCGCATGGTTATTTTCAAGTGTATGAATCGATGGCGGAATACACCAAGGCGAAATTCCTCCAAGACCCTGCGGTGAAAACGCCGGTCTTTGTCCGCTTCTCGACGGTGGTTGGGTTCCGGGGTTCAGCCGATACGGTTCGGGATGTGCGAGGGTTTGCCACTAAGTTTTATACCGAAGAAGGGAATTATGACTTAGTGGGTAATAATATGCCGGTCTTTTTCATTCAGGATGGGATTAAATTCCCGGATCTGGTTCATGCGGTTAAACCGGAACCGCACAACGAGATGCCCCAAGCTTCTGCCGCCCATGATAATTTCTGGGACTTTATTTCCCTGATGCCGGAATCGATGCACATGATTATGTGGGTGCTTTCCGATCGCGCTTTACCCCGCAGTTACCGGATGATGGAAGGGTTCGGCGTCCATACCTTCCGCTGGATTAATGAGCAAGGTAAGGCGCACTTGGTGAAGTTGCACTGGCGTCCGCCTCTGGGAATGCACTCCCTAGTCTGGGATGAAACCCAAAAGCTGGCAGGGAAAGACCCAGATTTTAATCGCCGTGACCTTTGGAATGCGATCGAAATGGGACATTATCCAGAATTTGAACTCGGAGTCCAACTCGTTGCGGAGGAAGAAGCAGATAAATTTGACTTTGATTTGTTAGACCCGACCAAGCTAATTCCCGAGGAATTAGTGCCGGTGAAAATCATTGGCAAAATGACCCTCAACCGCAATCCCGATAACTTTTTTGCGGAGACTGAACAAGTGGCGTTCCACCCCGGTCATGTCGTCCCGGGAATTGATTTTAGCAATGACCCGTTGTTACAAGGTCGTTTGTTCTCTTATACCGATACCCAGTTAATTCGCTTGGGTGGCCCGAACTTTGCAGAACTCCCGATTAATCGTCCGGTTGCTCCCACTCATAACAATCAGCGCGATGGGTATTCCCGCCAAACCATTGATAAGGGTCAGGTAAATTATTTTCCCAACTCTCGGGCAGGGGGTTGTCCGATGGCGAACCCGGAGAATATGCGCGCTTATAAGCACTATGCAGAAAAGGTGGAAGGCGTGAAGATCCGCAAACGCAGTGAGAGTTTTCAGGATCATTTTAGTCAAGCAACCTTGTTCTGGAATAGCTTATCCCAGGTGGAACAGGATCACCTCGTTTCTGCTAGTCACTTTGAGTTAGGGAAGGTGGAAGACAAGCAGATTCAGGAACGGATGGTGGATCTGTTTAATCATGTGGATCATGAATTAGCCAAGCGGGTCGCCAAGGGAATTGGCATCTCACCTCCTACTGAACCTGCTGTGGAAAATCACGGTCGCCGTTCTCCCTCTCTGAGTATGGAGAATACGGTTAAAGATACGGTGACGAGTCGGCAGGTGGCGATTTTAGCTGCTGATGGGTTTGATGGAACTCAGTTAATGCAAATGAAACAGGCATTACAGGAGGCCGGAGCAAGTGCCAAGATTGTCTCGAAGTTTGGCGGGATGATTACCAGTGCATCTGGTGAACAAGTGAAGGTGGATAAGATGTTTATCGCCACGGGTTCGATTATGTATGATGCGATTTATGTTCCCGGGGGACGAGAAAGCATTGAGACGTTGAAGCAGGAGGGAGACGCGATTCATTTTATTAATGAGGCGTTCCGGCATTGTAAGGCGATCGCCGCCACGGGTGAGGGGGTGGAATTACTCAAGGCATCGAGTATCCAAGGAGTGA
It encodes:
- a CDS encoding ArnT family glycosyltransferase; the protein is MYQEIFTLHESNEKTIRTRHWGEQLWVLLLLIAAILLYQMDLGILPLRDWDEGIVAGVARDIYEGSLDWLYPTSAGEPYFNKPPLLHLLIAWAYFFGGVNEWTTRLPGAMLSALSVPLLYGIAREVFRLRSPAIFSALVYLTLLPVLRHGRLAMLDGGVQCFFLLMLWCLLRSRRNLRWGLGVGIGLGLICMTKGMMGVLLGTIAFAFTLWDTPRLLRSWYLWIGIALGMTPVTLWYLAQWQHYGDAFLSAHFGIQSLQRVWEPVESNAGPPWYYLLELLKYSWPWFLFLPQGLQLAWENRTLSWAKLIGVWTSIYFVAITVMGTKLPWYVFPLYPAVAIACGAKLAQVWADRKTTEPFTRDPLYPVAWIGILGTIAVVLWGSSFYFGIMEPTYGTYLPVLLIAVALTLSLSALLIYHQDRQFVLILFWGMFVSLCLFVSSPHWIWELNEAYPVKPVAEAIAQQTPPGQKIYTSFPYNRPSLNFYSDRQVIPATPEQLQQYWREQEQPYFLVERPTLEALNLGPSQIQNANEGWLLVSRESL
- the surE gene encoding 5'/3'-nucleotidase SurE, translating into MKLLISNDDGIYAPGVYALAQALQGANHEVTVVCPDRERSATGHGLTMHHPIRAEVVESVFDPRIKAWACSGTPADCVKLALWALLDSPPDFVLSGINRGQNLGTDILYSGTVSAAMEGTIEGIPSIAFSLASYVTQDFQPGAEFAVSLLRFLEKNPLPASMLLNVNIPAVPAEKFAGVALTRQGIRRYVDIFEKRIDPRGKTYYWLAGEVLEEVEQTLDPKLEATLPTDVDAIRKNYITLTPLHYNLTSPVGVELLQGWEFPWK
- a CDS encoding catalase, which codes for MNQDNNFEDQKNESLEMFRRETGENLTTNQGVLIDDTNNSLTAGDRGPTLMEDFHFREKMTHFDHERIPERVVHARGSAAHGYFQVYESMAEYTKAKFLQDPAVKTPVFVRFSTVVGFRGSADTVRDVRGFATKFYTEEGNYDLVGNNMPVFFIQDGIKFPDLVHAVKPEPHNEMPQASAAHDNFWDFISLMPESMHMIMWVLSDRALPRSYRMMEGFGVHTFRWINEQGKAHLVKLHWRPPLGMHSLVWDETQKLAGKDPDFNRRDLWNAIEMGHYPEFELGVQLVAEEEADKFDFDLLDPTKLIPEELVPVKIIGKMTLNRNPDNFFAETEQVAFHPGHVVPGIDFSNDPLLQGRLFSYTDTQLIRLGGPNFAELPINRPVAPTHNNQRDGYSRQTIDKGQVNYFPNSRAGGCPMANPENMRAYKHYAEKVEGVKIRKRSESFQDHFSQATLFWNSLSQVEQDHLVSASHFELGKVEDKQIQERMVDLFNHVDHELAKRVAKGIGISPPTEPAVENHGRRSPSLSMENTVKDTVTSRQVAILAADGFDGTQLMQMKQALQEAGASAKIVSKFGGMITSASGEQVKVDKMFIATGSIMYDAIYVPGGRESIETLKQEGDAIHFINEAFRHCKAIAATGEGVELLKASSIQGVSLLESDSNGQVRSEKGVVTLTGGSDFQSAAETFIQAIAQHRHWVREQKEKVPA
- the pheS gene encoding phenylalanine--tRNA ligase subunit alpha, with translation MTTQLSDLENQLENLRQDAVGAVASVNTLDELEQLRVNYLGKKGQLSQILRGMGKLEAADRPRIGSLANEVKEALQSQLEGRNQDLLQAQIQQQLAAETLDVTMPGVYRPQGRIHPLNAVIDRAIDIFVGMGYTVATGPEMETDYYNFEALNTPQDHPARDMQDTFYLPDGNLLRTHTSPVQIRYMEKHEPPVRIVAPGRVYRRDTVDATHAAVFHQIEILAIDKGITFTDLKGTLKEFVRQMFGEDLPLRFRPSYFPFTEPSAEVDVQWKGKWLEVLGCGTVDPNVLKAVGYDPEVYTGFAAGFGVERFAMVLYQIDDIRRVYSSDLRFLQQL